A genome region from Erigeron canadensis isolate Cc75 chromosome 3, C_canadensis_v1, whole genome shotgun sequence includes the following:
- the LOC122590601 gene encoding pentatricopeptide repeat-containing protein At5g28460-like: MKSASKQYLHHFLLKPHKPPSITTAHLRRLTTTPEPPPPSPEHQSTQSIITQLNTTDDWPTNLHHQILTLPHESLINISKQFNTSSKALQFLQFIHDNNTPSSIHTSQSVSISISQSFLSSLFQTVIYLATHEESQKHMPISDLYNLSKKKNILLTPRSAVMLIKYFFAVNKVQDSVLVYNGLDPDVKTIEVKNAFLNVLLKCDRFDNAHQLLDEMLQPGEKFPVNEATLNIVFAVLVRRDMDQKSEKLVGLIPKFGDFGVFPSTIMLTQLITKLCRCCRNDKAWDLLHGLMKFGKVETASYNALLSGLGRERNYKRIKLLLKEMQENGVKLNVVTFGMLVNHLCKSYRVDDALDMFKKMKEGEGTDGVPIKPDVILYNTLIDGLCKVGRQEDGLVLMKQMKSEDDCVPNVITFNCLIDGFCKSGEIERAQQLFDQMSDEGVDPNVITMNTLVDGMCRHGRTGNAMEFFRKIQEEKGIKGNVVTYSTLIYAFCNANNIERAMRLFEEMEFVGSPDARAYYGLISGLTLAGRPDDANSIATKMKKAGFQMDLLCYNTLIGGYCRKKKLDKAVEVLKDMEEVGVKADNVTYNTLISYFSQNGDFDSAHKFLKQMIADGNSPTAVTYGTLIHAYCLAGNLDNALNIYEEMLNKSKVPPNTVIYNVLIDSLCKRGRVEHALSLMDEMLQKSVRPNITTYNAMLKGLSSKNRLRDAFRLMDQMTHQACNPDFVTIEILNDWLSAVGEFEKLREFVQGYQVS; encoded by the coding sequence ATGAAATCTGCATCAAAACAATACCTTCACCATTTCCTTCTTAAACCCCATAAACCTCCGTCAATCACCACCGCCCATCTCCGCCGTCTCACCACCACACCCGAACCACCGCCTCCATCACCGGAACACCAATCAACACAATCAATCATCACCCAACTCAACACCACAGACGACTGGCCCACCAATCTCCACCACCAAATCCTCACGTTACCCCATGAATCCCTCATCAATATCTCCAAACAATTCAACACTTCTTCAAAAGCCCTTCAATTTCTTCAATTCATTCATGACAACAACACACCATCATCAATACATACATCtcaatctgtatctatatccatatcccaatcttttttatcttctttattTCAAACTGTTATTTATCTTGCAACACATGAAGAATCTCAAAAACACATGCCCATTTCTGATTTATATAATCTTTccaaaaaaaagaatattttgctCACACCCAGATCAGCTGTTATGCTTATTAAGTACTTTTTTGCTGTTAATAAGGTCCAAGATTCTGTATTAGTGTATAATGGATTAGACCCGGATGTGAAAACCATTGAAGTGAAGAATGCTTTTTTGAATGTGTTATTGAAATGTGATAGGTTTGATAATGCACACCAACTGCTCGACGAAATGCTTCAACCAGGTGAGAAATTTCCAGTTAATGAAGCTACATTGAATATTGTTTTTGCTGTGTTGGTTAGACGGGATATGGATCAGAAGAGCGAGAAACTTGTTGGGTTGATTCCGAAATTTGGGGATTTTGGTGTATTTCCTAGTACTATTATGTTGACCCAGTTGATTACTAAGCTGTGTAGGTGTTGTAGGAATGATAAAGCTTGGGACTTGTTACATGGTTTGATGAAGTTTGGGAAAGTTGAAACTGCGTCGTATAATGCACTTTTGTCGGGGTTAGGGAGAGAGCGGAACTACAAGAGGATTAAGCTGTTGTTGAAGGAAATGCAGGAGAATGGTGTTAAGCTGAATGTCGTGACGTTTGGGATGTTAGTAAATCATTTGTGTAAGTCGTATAGAGTAGATGATGCGTTGGATATGTTTAAAAAGATGAAGGAAGGTGAAGGGACTGATGGGGTACCAATCAAACCTGATGTGATTCTTTATAATACGCTGATTGACGGTTTGTGTAAGGTGGGAAGGCAAGAAGATGGTTTGGTGTTGATGAAACAGATGAAGTCGGAAGATGATTGTGTTCCTAATGTTATAACTTTCAACTGTTTGATTGACGGATTTTGTAAATCTGGTGAGATAGAACGCGCTCAGCAACTTTTTGATCAGATGAGCGATGAGGGTGTGGATCCAAATGTAATTACAATGAACACTTTGGTTGATGGAATGTGTAGGCATGGAAGAACAGGTAATGCAATGGAGTTTTTTAGGAAGATTCAAGAAGAAAAGGGTATTAAAGGGAATGTAGTTACTTACTCTACTTTGATTTACGCCTTTTGCAATGCCAATAATATTGAAAGAGCGATGAGATTATTTGAAGAAATGGAATTTGTAGGATCCCCCGATGCACGTGCCTATTATGGCTTGATTTCTGGTTTAACACTAGCTGGGAGACCAGACGATGCTAATTCTATCgctacaaaaatgaaaaaagcaGGATTCCAGATGGATCTTTTATGTTACAACACTTTAATTGGCGGGTATTGTAGGAAAAAGAAACTTGATAAAGCCGTCGAAGTCCTTAAAGACATGGAAGAAGTTGGGGTGAAAGCTGATAATGTCACTTACAATACTTTAATTTCATATTTCAGCCAAAATGGGGATTTCGATTCTGCTCATAAGTTCTTAAAACAGATGATAGCTGACGGAAATTCCCCTACAGCAGTCACATATGGTACTCTGATTCATGCATATTGCTTAGCTGGCAATCTTGATAATGctttgaatatatatgaagaaaTGCTTAATAAATCAAAGGTTCCTCCCAACACTGTTATATATAATGTGTTGATCGATTCTCTTTGTAAGCGTGGGAGAGTAGAACATGCTCTTTCTTTAATGGATGAAATGTTGCAAAAGAGTGTTAGACCTAATATTACTACATATAATGCAATGCTTAAAGGGCTTTCGAGTAAAAATAGGTTGAGAGACGCATTTAGACTTATGGATCAGATGACACATCAAGCATGTAATCCTGATTTCGTCACCATTGAGATTTTAAATGATTGGCTCTCTGCAGTTGGTGAGTTTGAAAAGTTGAGGGAGTTTGTGCAAGGATATCAAGTGTCATAG